actcacagagatccgcctggctctgcctcccaagtgctgggattaaaggcgtgcgccaccaacgcccggctcaggaGACTTTAAAACCTGCTGTCTAGTTCCCAGTCTTTACACTAAGATCCATTTGGCTGCTATTTGGGAGATTCCCTCCTCCTCAGGCTCCATTCAGGACAGCactttctgttccttctgttcATGGGCCACAAACTAGAACCCATTTCAAACACAGCACTAATATGCTTCTCTGCAGCATGTCTGCCCCCAAAAGGAATGCTAGTAGGTGCCAGATGAGCTGCCAGGACACTTTATGACATCCAATCTGAAAAGTATGTCCTCTTCTTTTCAGTGTTCTTAGGACAGACAATgcaaaaatgaaagcaatttaTATGATATTGAAACCAGTCTGGAAACAGCAGAGTACATACTTTTCAGAGTCTAACCAGTCTGGAAGCAGCAGAGTACTAACAACTGCATCACCatcattctctccttttacctcCAGAAAGTCCCCACAAGATAAGTCGaactaaagcccatttctcaattggactgttggtccttttgatgtctaatttcttgagttccttatatattctggatatcagtcctctgtcagatgtggggttggtgaagatcttttcccattctgtaggctgagcTATCATGCCATTTTTATCAGAGGTCCTTCATCAGGTGAAATGAAGTGCCAAAGTCACAGAGGGGCAGACAGTAAAACTGGGACACAAGCACCAGGGTCACCCTAGAATCTGCAGTCCCTATATCTGGTGGACCAAAGGCAGAGTGAGAGAATCCCACCTGACCACACTTTTCCTGGGATTTATCCACACACACAGGACCAAGAGTGGCATTTATAGTTTGTTTCCTGCAGTCCTAAGCACAGACAGTAATACTGTCTGTGTTGTATGCTGTGTGGATAGGCACTCACACAAGCACATGGTTTCAGGGAAGATCTACAAAGACACCTTCTGCTCCCATATGTCAGGGAGCCTAGCAGTGGACCTTCACAGAGTTCTGACATTTCATTGTCAAAACACTTAGGAGTTGATCATTAGAGAAATCTGAGTGACTCATCTTGGACTTGGATTTGTGTATCACTGCTATCTCAGAGCACACTTTCTAGGGAAGTGGATATATAGTGGTCATCGATGTGTGGGACTCTGACCTCCTTTAATTTTGTTCAGAGttccatcatgatgggaagagcATAGAGGCTGGAATAATTTCATCCAAGCCTGGGGAAGCTTGAAGCATGGTTATGATATGTTTCTTAACAGATAAGGAAGCAGAAAGCTTAGGCCAAAAGTAGAATCAGGCTGCAACCCTCCAAAGTCACCCAGCTTCCCACTCCAAAGATTCCACAAACTCCCAAAATAGCTCCATCACTTAGGCACCACGTGCTCAAGCACATAAGTCTGCAGGGTGTATTTCACATTCAAAGCATAATTCGATCCAATGACCAGTACAAGAGTAACCTGAGTTGAAAATCCAGTTCATCACGGGCTTGTCATCATATTAGGACATTCATAAAGTAAAGTAGCAGTGTTTTTTTACCCTTTTACTCAAGAATTATTTAGAAAAACATATTTAGTTTCCTCATGAATTGTATTGATGTTTTAACCTCTGTTGCCATTGACAATTTTCACTATAGATTTTTGGCTTTATGTTTGGTGAAAAAATATTGCTGAACAATGAAAAATGTCTGCATTCATATACTACTTGCTTAAGCAGAAGacatagtggtttgaatgagaatgccccccccataggctcatgtgtttgaatatttggtccctagttggtggaacttcttgggaaggattaggaggaccTTGCTGAAAGAGATATGccactaggggcaggctttgaggtttcaaaagcacacaccattcccagttagctctgtcTTTCCCTTCCTCATTCTTGTGGATCAGatataagttctcagctactgctccagtaccatgcatgcctgcctgcctgatgccatgctccttgccctgatggtcatggactctaaccctcagtAATTATAAGgctctaattaaatgttttttatataAGTTGCCTTTGTTGTGGTGATAGAAAAGTAAGATAAGGGTCAAGAATGTGGTATCAATGGGGAGAAGTCAGTTTCCCATCAAacagttttatatttctttgtgaTGAGAGTAAATGGCAGATATAATAGAATGGTGAGGAAGTTACCTCAAAAGTTGAAGATGAAAGTATGATTTAACATTGTTTCATAGGCTATTAAGCATGGACCGCAGGTTGCTATTACTAATAAAAAGATGTCTTGGACTCATGTCTGGAACATTGTTCATCCTACATAGGCATCAATAGTTGCCACTGTAGCGTGAAtgctaattggtcttaataataaaaacccagagccagatatcaggtaAATGTTGACAGATCAGTAAatgagccagccactagagagacttcttaacctctaccaaatcctcaacctgaaagggccaagctcctgtctttACCACACCTTATCACTTCTTCTCTCTacacagccatatcacttcctgtttcctcctccccctgctggcattaaaggtagcCACCAATACCTGGCCTCTAATCGCTAGCTCCACACTCCAATCTCCAGGCAAGacttatttattaaagcacaaacaaaatatcaccacatttcaccaCATATCACAAATATCAAAACTATTAATAGTATCCAAAGCTGCTATGCAAGTTGCCaagggagaaagacagaatggGAGAATGGCAAGATATACCCAAGAGTACGCTAGTGGCATTTAAATCTTGGAGGGAGCCAACAACTGTATAATTGTACTTAATACTCACTTagtaggagggaattcatggctAGTACTAAgaacctagccaactactcatGACTGGTGAGGTAATAGACTCTAGAGGACAGACTACTACTGGCTGATTCCTAAGCCAGTAGAATTACCAACCGTATTCTAAATTCTTGTCCTTATATCCACAAACGCATTTAGCTTTCACCCCTCATTAAAGAAGCAGACAGAACCATCACAAAGaccaaatgcagagaacaactaacTGTAGGGTACCAATCTccaattgatacatctacaatgcaaCTCCTACATCTAGGCTCAGGGAATATAAAGgaagaagatcagagagacagtaAGAGCTACAGGACCAGGCTGTCTACTGTGAGGTAGTGTCTTCTAGAGATAACAGGGAGTTACACCAATGAAATATTTAcagtatggttgcctaaacaaacAAGACCCACACAGTGACAATACCAATTGACAACCCAACATGACTGAGAGAAACCTCACAAGGCCCTAAacctagacaaagagctacaggcaattaatggctactaagagaggaagaaaatcagTCTTCCATAGGGACAGTCCCTTAATtgattatccaatcccaagtggtcagccctaaacacacatatatacaagcaacactaaatgggatcagtatgatatatatatatatatatatatatatatatatatatatatatatatatatatatatatataattttaaaaggggTCATGAACTTGAGGAATCATGGGAGGGCACAGGGGGAGTTTAAGGAGGAGAAGTTGCAgtgggaatgatgtaattatagtatTGTATatgaattcttaaaaataaatgttaaatgagaTAAACAGAAAAGCTAATGCTGCAcacaaaaatagatttaaaagtaCACTGTGTGGTCAAAGGTTCATttagcaggagagagagagggtgccCCATAGCATAGGTGTTGAGACTATGTTCCTAAGATTGgtacaaacaaatatttaaatctcTCATCCTCAGATCCAAGTGTGGCTATAAGAAAATGACTGAATCATCTTGAAATTCAATTTATTAATCTGTAAAATGTGAGGGATATAGGTACATGACAGAATCATTGAAGGACTCATTGGAACTCAATCAACCCCATGTAAAGAACTTCATATGTGAATATAGCAAGCATATAGTAAATATTATCCATTGTTcttaagttaataaaaatattaacttaaaaGGAACTCTGTGTATATTATAGAGTTTAATTCTCACAGAAAatctaagaaagaaaatcaggTGTGTTTCACAGATAAGAAAGTTGAGGCTACTAAGAAATGGAGCACAAGTCTGTCCATCCCTCAGAGCGTGCACTGCACCAGGGGTTCGGGCAGCTCATCAGTTGTTGAGAGGGCTAAAGAGTTTGAAGATTACGCTGCACAGCTGCTCTGATTCCCTCTTCTATCATCTGTATCACTGAGGCTCTCAGCATCGAAGGGCCTGAAACCCACAAGAGGGAACAACTTTTCACACGCCCCCACTTCCTGCTTTTCCCAGAACAGTGCTTCCAAGGCCTTTCCCAGCATCATTACAGGAATCCCAAGACGTAGTCCCTGTGGCCCTCACTAACAAGGTTCTTGGTGGGAACACATTTTATCCTTGAGGATTTGGTTTGGTTGCCATGGGCCTCTTCTGATTCGCCTCCTTTCTTGAGTTTCCCTTTCATCCTCAGACCCAAAGATGATTCTCTCCTCATCCACAAGCTTAGAAGTCAGCCTTGCTCAGTCGTGTCAAACCCTGTTTGTAGCAGGAATGAAAAGGAGCTGTTTTCTTAGCCTAGAGACCCAAACAGTCCTGGTGCCACCCCTAATTCCCTGAGTGGCTCTGGGGCAGCAGGCAGCCCTGCATACCCTGTCTGCTAAACTGAGCTTGAGTCCATCTCCTTTGCATGGCTGTAGACAATATGAGGGTGAGAACAAAGACATAGGAAAATCTCTGGGTCCCCATGTGATGTGAGACTCCATTGCCATACCACAGTGGTGTTTATCAGGGCTTCTATCTTTGACCTGACCTCGCCTGTATGCACACCCTCCTCCCATTTCTAGGCACTAATTGTGAAGTCCCAAGAGGCTGACACTATGATGGAAAATCCCAGGACAGAGATGCCTCAGCCTCTCTTtgtcttgtttctctctctctttctcacttgcCCTCTCTATATATAGCTCCTTATTGTTTCCACTGAAGTTGAATGAGTTTGTGTGTTTCACATCATTTTCCACAAAACCACATTGGTCCTGAGCCATCACTGGTGAGTTTTCATGGCCCTTCTTCTGCCCTTAAGTCACCAAAAAAGGGACATCAGCTGTTTTTTTAGCTAGTTGACCTTCCTGGCTTTACAGATATGTTGATTtgtgtctcaaaattaaaaaggagaaTTGCTCCAGATGACAAGTCTTCTGCAAGTGAGTGAAAGAGCTGGTTCAATGTCAGCAATGGCCTCACCAGCGATGATCCTCCCTCTCAAAATCCCATCAACCACAGACTTCTGGATGGTGGTCTTAAGTGACTTCATACATGTTTAGTCTCTTCTTGGTTGAGATCAAGGCAATAGCTAGTGTTCTCTGCCATGGCATGACtaggtttcttttttaaggaaTAATTGTTCTGACTGTAAAAATGATTTGTAAAGTTTATATTAAAAGGTATTTCTGATCATCATCTCAACCAGAGGAAAACCAGTGCTTCTCATTCAACTCTATCCACCCTCCTTTCAAACTCTAGCCTTTCCAAATTTGCATTTGTCCCTTAAAAAATCTTTTGATAATTCTTGCTAAACACCAAAGCTCCTTTTTTTCAACTGGTGCAGCCATCCATTTATTTGTgaagtggtgcacagatacattGGATATGTTCATATAGGTCACAAAGATAAATACAATATGGATTCTTCCCTTGAATTAAACTGGAGTGATTAGGTAAAAAGCTTATGATTTCTATAAGGTTAGTACATGTAGAATATAATCAAAGTGTGTTAGGATTGTGAAGACACAAGTGTCACTCTGGATTGGGCAGGAACTGGTCAGGAAATATCATCATTTGCACCAATCATGGAGATGTGGCCATAGGACACTGCAAGAGCATTCTATGCAGAGAAACTGCCAGAAGCAATGATGAGGATGCAGGAAGTCAAGATGAAAAGCTGCTGTGGCTATGACCCACTAAGGCACTCACTTGAACTTCAACTACTTGCCTCTAAGGCAAGACCTGGAGTCCACAAAAGCCCAGCCACAGCGATTGTGAGTGGAACTCTGAGTCATAGGAGTGGTTCACAGAGAGCTTCAGGAAGAATTTAAGAAAGGCAAGACCTTGAGCCCTTGAGATCCTGGGATTAACTGAAGTGTTGGTAGTTAAGAGCAGGGGCTATGGAGGGTTAAACCTGCCCTACCCATGTCTCTTGCATTATGCACGCTCATGTTTTTCTTGGTgtgaacaaagaataaaatagtaCTCATTCTACAATGATGCTGAAGGAGTTAATTAACTACTACAAGTAAAGTCCTTAGAACAGTACCTAGCCTAGAGCAAGCTTACCCATAGCTCATCTGGAAGTGTTAACAGAGAATGTCCCAAGAAAACTGTCCACATCACAGGCATTGGCTGctacagagaaagagaactgtTTCTCTTTTGCTCCATTAGTTCACTGTGGTGTGGTATATTGTAGGTTTACATGAGCAGCTCCAGGTGTGGCACACATAGCATTTAAAACTCTGTGTCAACTGTAGACAGTTTAGAAAGCTGGAACAAGCAAGGAAGTAAATGCCATCTTAGTTAAAGCCAGTGGTAAGGTTGagatttccttttctctctctctctctctctctctctctctctctctctctctctctctctctctctcacacacacacacacacacacacacacacacacacacacacacacaacctgcttCAATCTTATAACTTTATGCCATGAGAATTTTGCTTCCTAGGGAAAACACAATAGTGAATGAATTTTTCAATGTTTCCTGTCTGTACACTGGCATCATATCAGTAAATAGGAACTTCTTAAATTTTTAACTCCTATTGTCTTgatagttcttttatttttgcagATAATTTTCTACAACTtacaaactttattttttctctttctatttctcaAGATTAGTGTTGCTAATGCTGCAACAATTATTGTAAAATTCAACATAATGGTGccatctttctctgttctcattCTCCCAGGATAATCAGATGCTGTCCTCCAGCAAATCTTACTGTTCCACAGAACCAGAACTGGGGTGCTTTTTCTTTAGAATGAAGAGTGGGTTTGGCCTGTGATTTGTGTGTTAGGCAATTGAACATGTTTGAAACATGTTTCAAACACACTGACACTCAAGCAATCCAAGTTCCTCAACAACAACAGGTTACACTTCTTAAATGACTTCTTGTCTATTTTGAGATTATTATAAAATGACAccatttggagagaggaaagggaagggaaggagtgaTATAAGTTCCCCCTTTAAGTTTCTAATTGGTAAGTTTTCCAGCAGCTATGATTTAAATTTCCCCAATTCATTGAGAGAGCTCATGGTTTTCCTGCCTGGTTGTTTCTTTAAAGGAACTCATGCAGCCAAAGCCTAGAGCCAATGGAACAAGTGTTACTGAATTCATCCTGCTGGGTTTGGTGGAGACACCAGAGCTGTGGCCAGTTGTCTTCATACTCTTCCTCTTGGCTTACATGGCCACAGTTGTGGGCAACCTTAGCATCCTGGCAGCTGTCTTGGTGGAACCCAAActccacactcccatgtacttcttcctgggGAACCTGTCAGTGATGGACGTGGGGTGCATCAGCGTCACTATTCCCTGCATGTTAGTTCGGATCTTGTCCCACAAGCGTACAATTCCATATGGAGACTGCCTCACGCAGCTCTTCTTCTTCCATCTGCTGGCTGGAGTTGACTGCTTTCTGTTGACAGCCATGGCTTATGACCGGTTCCTGGCCATCTGCCGGCCCCTCACCTACAGCACCCGCATGAACCACACAGTCCAGAGGATCTTGGTGGCCACATCCTGGGCTTGTGCCTTCAGCAATGCACTGACCCACACCGTGGCCATATCCACACTCAACTTCTGTGGTCCCAATGTGATCAATCACTTCTACTGTGACCTGCCCCAGCTCTTCCAGCTGTCCTGCTCCAGCACCCAGCTCAATGAGCTGCTGCTCTTTGCAGTGGGTTTCATAATGGCAGGAACCCCCATGACACTCATTTTCACCTCCTACATCCACGTGGCAGCTGCAGTTCTGCGAATCCGCTCTgctgaaggcaggaagaaagccTTCTCCACGTGTAGCTCCCACCTGACTGTGGTTGCGCTATTTTACGGCACAGGCATCTTTAACTACATGAGACTTGGTTCCACCAAACTGTCAGATAAGGATAAAGCTATTGGGATTTTCAACACTGTCATCAACCCCATGCTGAACCCGCTCATCTACAGCCTCAGGAACCCTGATGTGCAGGCTGCTTTCTGGAGGGTACTCATAGGGAGGCGGCCAGCAGTTTAAGGGGGTCTCAAGGCTCCTTCCATCTATTTCTCTCAAAACTAAACCTAGGGATGGGGTGCCCTGTAGTGTTAAACACTACAACAAATTGATCAGAACTCTTTCCATCTCAAAGCTTAAAATAAGGGATAATATTCATTGTCCCTGAAAGAGGTTATACCCAGGAATAGATGGTATGTACTTAGGTTCTCCCAGTACTGCCCTTTGATGAGTTCCACCTTTAGTCACTATATcttcccttgagctggagttccCAGAGTGTCTCAGAAAGCATCCTCCTTGGGAGTCATATTTATTCCTCAATTTCTGGAATACTTGGTCTGTCTATGCAACATAAGCCTAGGTGGGAAAAGCACATTTCTCCTACAAAATTCTTATAATATTCagaggaaatggggagggagCTCTCTCTGTGGTTTCATATTCCCTACTAATACTAGAGAACTTGATATCTGGGTGAAGCTCTCAGGCCGGATTGTAAATATTAAAACTCCACTCATATGTAAGAAAAGTTACAATGCAAAATGACCTTCCCTCAATTACCATTCTTGCATGTTTCTAAACTTTTGAAAGACAAGGATTTATAAtctaaacatttaaacatttcaccaccaccacccactactCAATATTAAATTCCTCTCTAAATTCTCACTTTTCACCACTGAACCTCTAAAAGCTGCAAACCCATGTGTGAATGCAGATCATACTTTGATGCCTCACCCTGTCAGTGAAAGAGGCCAGCTCTAACCTAGAGTGTTCTCTCATCCTGTTTTCTGTTCACCAGCCATCAATCCAGTCATCACTTAGATGCATCTTCCTCCTCACGTGTTTTGTAGACTAATAATTTGCTCTTGACAGTGTTGCTGTCTAGTTGATAAAACCATTTCTCTAACATTCTCTTTTGACCTGAATCTGTGGCTTAACTTCTCCATGGTATTTGATGTAGGTAGAGAGAGTGAAGGGATGGGCtaagagagagatggaaagaaaggGTATGGAAGAGGGACAAAAGCAAGATTGGAGGTAGAGCATTTGTGAGAAAACATGACTAAATGATGGAGAAGTAAGGAGAAATTAGGATAGAAGATCAAATAAAGGGGATAAGAAATAATGCAAACATATGGTAAGATAGCAAGAGGCTGTTAAAAGATTTGAGAGGGATAAAGTTTATATGTCAGAGATGGATGATTTGTGCTTCCCGTTCTGTGTGGTCCAGCAATAACCAGTTCTTGACAGCCCTGAAGCTGTTTTTGTAGTCCGCTCTCTGTCCTAAGAAAACACTATCTGAAGTTTTACTGAGTGTGGTAGAGTACCTAAGGGGCTCCTTTGCCATTTCTCTAGGGAGAAAGGCACCTATAAAGTCAGGAAGTATGTCTTCAAGATGAGCAAAGACAGCAGGGATGAGGAGATGTTGGGTATGATCCAACAATGATTGTGATTAACACCAGGTCCACATTCCTGCCTTTTGATTCATGCCTACTAATGTTGTCAAAAGACAGGTGGAAAGATGGGTCTTTCATGATCCTTTTTGACTCATCAGACAAACTTCAGGATATAAACAATGAGCTTCCTGCAAGGGCCTGGGGAATGTCACGTGTTCTCACTTCATATCCTCTGCTGTCCATGATGTTCTTGACCTCAAGCAAATTCTTGACCCTTTCTTGACTTGTATTTGGCAGGAGGGACAAAGCAGTCATCAAGGCTCTCTCACCACTAATGTTGTCTGGTTCTCTTAGTCTACGTTTCTACACAGATTCTCATTCTATTAGTGCAGGGAACGGCCACTTCTTCACCTTCACTTCTCACCACCAGCATCTAAAACTGCAGCAAAACACAGCTTCTTTGACTCCAAGACCTCAGAGCCTCAGGCTTTCCCATCGCCTGGCCATCCACACCTTGCTTCAAGGGGTGACTAGCCTAGTGACTCGCCATGGCACTGTCACTATGAGAAACAGAGCAATGGCCATCAGTATCACAAAGAGGCACTTCGGGCAGTGACCCCACTTCTCTGTTTACCCAAAAAGATCACAGGGTCTCTTGAACAATTTggaagcttccttttcttttgaaatcgatgtcctgtttatttttattccaaaCTAGAAATCTCTTCACAATTTAAAGTTGTCATTAGCCCTGAAATACATCACATTGTAAATGCCCAAATGGTGCAGAATGTCACCATTGCCTTTCAACACCAGGGCCACTACAGTGGcccacacacccactcacactcacattcaaaacaccacattgcTTTGCAACTAACTTTCAtcttttatattatataactatGTAAATCAATCTACAAGCATATTATATCCACTTTAATAGCTATAAAATATTCCACTTTATGTATTAACAGTGGTCTACTTAATCAACTCATATATATTATTTGCTTTTGTGAGTGTTAACAATTCTGAGATTGATATTTATCTGTGTATCCATGCATATGCAATTGCCCCACTGGTTACATTCCTACAAGTAATGTATaaatgtgggtgcatgtgtgctaaaggaaatacaaagacaaatttaaactttGCTAAgtattctgtctttctttttgccAAAAATGTgcagcattttacatttttattggcAATGTGTGAGAATGCTTGTTACTGCACATCTTTGATATCACTGGGTATTATGACTGTATCTTTTGTCTGTAACAATTAAATACAGCATTGTGGTGTTCTTTAAGTTGAATTCCTTTATTAACATGGTTAGTTATCTATAATAGATGGAGGGATAGATATtgatatatttgttattttcatttcctttcagtaAACTGTCTGTTCTGGTATAAGTGAGGCACAGTAAAGAAACAATCAAATTGACCCCTCTATGGTTAGGGGGAGGGTTTATTGTAGGTTAGAGAGAgagcagccagaggcatctggaagagtccagagcagagagaaaaaagcaGCATGAACATGGACATGTCTAGAGAAGTGGGGCATGGAAAAACCATGTGGGTTATAAGAGGGACATGTAGCTGAGGGTAGGGAACCCTGTGAACTGGAGCAGCCTGGGAGTTTATAgtagaggaagaggtgagaaGGGCCAGGATGACAGTGTGGACTTCGAATACATAACAGGTACATGTGAATAGGGACCAAAGGTGTCTGGAACTAGCATGGGCTTTGATATATAAGGGAAAAGGTCCTGTCTGGCAAGCAGAAACCCATTTCACAGGCTCTTGAGGGATGCTTCTCCTTGTATAGTCTAACTTGAGCTGAATCAAGAATGTTATTTGGGGGCTATCTACTGTCTTTTGGGGAGTTGGAGTTCCCTTGCACTTGATATCAGGGTTTTGGGGAGTGGGGTGTTTGCCCCTTTGGTTagtttgtttatctttttaaattttacttcctTCATTATTAATTAAATGAAACTTATCTGTTAAGTGAAAATTGTACATATACATGAGCTAGTATGCTTTAATCCCAACATATTGTACAACCTTTGCCGTGATTGGAAGACACTGTTAATGTTTCAAGACGGCACATTTGCCATGTACTCCACACACATGATCCCCCAGTCCCATCTGTCATTATCTTTTAGAGCTTCCAAAGCCCAGATTGAGTTTCACATTTTCATCAAATTTATCATCTTTGTTTTGTGTAAAGCTCATAATAAAAggacttttccatttaaacattGTGTCAGTGTTGTATCTGTCTGTAGTATCTCTTATGACTTCCTGGTTTCCCTTCAAGCCAAGAATTTGATATATTTAGtgattatttttgtgtatagTCTAACTTCTCTCTCAATTGATTACAAGTGTTCCATCGCAATAAAATGTATGTTTGTTCACCCCTAAAATGTGTGTGATAAACAACAAAAGGCAAAATAATGTATAAGATCAGACCTGTCATCGAAGAGAGACTTTTGCCAGGTACATTTTCCTGACAACCAACATGTAcctggcaaaacaaacaaaccctgtaGGAATTCCACAACTCAGAGTTGCCAGAGGGAAACTTTGTACCTCTTAAATTCTAACAGAAGCAAAAAGATGAGGTTCAGATAGACAAAAGAGGCCAATAGATACTTTAAGGAAGACaaacaaatacaggatagatatGCAACACCATCAGCCTTCAGAGGAAAGCAAATTAAAGCTACAAGGCTACAACTTTGAGCTTCTCAAAGTGTCTGTTTCCATCAGCCTTCAGCCTATTTCTTCACTACAGGAATGTCCTCTGGTGCTTCCCAAGAAACTTAAGCAATGAACCTTCTGGTCCCTTCTTGAGTGGTCCTCTAATGTGTCTACCATCATTCTGCCTGAGTTTCTACACACATCTCAGCGGTTCATTAGGACCAACTCCAAGCATCTTCACAAGGAGATCCAGTTCTGCAGTGGTGAAAGTTCTCCCATATTATATAAATCTCCCTGTCTCATGACATCTAGCCCACTCCTTGGTCAGAACTTGTGCT
This Peromyscus maniculatus bairdii isolate BWxNUB_F1_BW_parent chromosome 8, HU_Pman_BW_mat_3.1, whole genome shotgun sequence DNA region includes the following protein-coding sequences:
- the LOC102920091 gene encoding olfactory receptor 3A1 produces the protein MQPKPRANGTSVTEFILLGLVETPELWPVVFILFLLAYMATVVGNLSILAAVLVEPKLHTPMYFFLGNLSVMDVGCISVTIPCMLVRILSHKRTIPYGDCLTQLFFFHLLAGVDCFLLTAMAYDRFLAICRPLTYSTRMNHTVQRILVATSWACAFSNALTHTVAISTLNFCGPNVINHFYCDLPQLFQLSCSSTQLNELLLFAVGFIMAGTPMTLIFTSYIHVAAAVLRIRSAEGRKKAFSTCSSHLTVVALFYGTGIFNYMRLGSTKLSDKDKAIGIFNTVINPMLNPLIYSLRNPDVQAAFWRVLIGRRPAV